Proteins encoded together in one Palaemon carinicauda isolate YSFRI2023 chromosome 45, ASM3689809v2, whole genome shotgun sequence window:
- the LOC137634897 gene encoding tigger transposable element-derived protein 1-like produces the protein MIRTKAKTLNDSLVPEEKSNEDDEGDDDDEEDNPAPQEKRGFVASKGWFKKFKRRFGLRRVPLYGEAALADQEAALRYVEDEFLKLIKEGSYLLEQVFNMDETGLFWKRMPSQAFLYKDEVKKPVLKAHKDRVTLLTCGNAADFMIKASLIYKSLNPLALKNKNKTLLPVYWMHCAGGHATDIHYDRVQVEFLTPNTTSLIQPMDQGVIRAFKALYTRSMMEGLISSIDEGD, from the exons atgattcgaaccaaagccaaaaccctgaatgatagcctagttcctgaagaAAAATCAaacgaagacgacgaaggtgatgatgacgatgaagaagaTAATCCTGCCCCAcaagaaaaacgtggttttgttgctAGCAAGGGCTGGTtcaagaaattcaagaggaggtttggccttcgcagagttcctttgtatggggaggccgccttggcagaccaagaggcagctcttcgttacgtcgaggacgagttcctgaaattaattaaagaaggtagCTATCTCctggagcaggtgttcaatatggatgaaactggcctcttctggaagaggatgccgtcccaagcgttcctttacaaggacgaagtaaagAAACCAGTgctcaaggcccacaaagatcgtgTAACTCTCCTCACGTGTGGGAATGCTGCGGACTTCATGATCAAGGCCAGCTTAATTTACAAGTCACTGAATCCTctggctttgaaaaacaaaaacaaaaccttgctgcccgtctactggatgc ACTGTGCAGGAGGGCATGCAACGGATATCCATTATGATAGGGTACAAGTGGAGTTCCTGACCCCCAACACGACTTCCCTCATACAgccaatggatcagggggttattcgggccttcaaggccctctacacgaggtccatgatggagggcctcatctcctccatcgatgaAGGCGActag